The following coding sequences are from one Carassius auratus strain Wakin unplaced genomic scaffold, ASM336829v1 scaf_tig00216558, whole genome shotgun sequence window:
- the LOC113098439 gene encoding 5-hydroxytryptamine receptor 1D-like — protein MDLVNSSDEFFLINATVSPTTLESWDDTTLLSLQISISAMLAIVTLATALSNAFVIATIFLTRKLHTPANFLIGSLAATDLLVSILVMPISIVYTVSKTWTLGQIVCDIWLSSDITFCTASILHLCVIALDRYWAITDALEYSKRRTMRRAALMIGVVWVISVSISLPPLFWRQAKAHEELTECMVNTDQISYTLYSTFGAFYVPTVLLMILYGRIYVAARSRIFKTPATSGKRFTAAQLIQNSAGSSLCSLNSTSNQEGHLHSGGGGGGGGASPLFSNSVKVKLADSVLERKRICAAREKKATKTLGIILGAFIVCWLPFFVFTLVMGVCKDCWFHPVLFDVFTWLGYLNSLINPVIYTVFNDDFKQAFHKLIKFKRCY, from the coding sequence ATGGATCTGGTGAACAGCTCAGATGAGTTCTTCCTCATCAATGCCACAGTCAGTCCCACAACCCTGGAGTCCTGGGACGACACGACACTCCTCAGCCTTCAGATCTCCATCTCCGCCATGTTAGCCATCGTCACTTTGGCCACCGCACTGTCCAACGCTTTCGTGATCGCCACCATTTTCCTCACACGCAAGCTTCACACCCCCGCCAACTTCCTGATTGGCTCTCTCGCAGCAACAGACCTCCTGGTGTCCATTTTAGTCATGCCCATCAGCATTGTGTACACGGTCAGTAAGACTTGGACTCTAGGTCAGATCGTGTGTGATATCTGGCTATCATCTGACATAACGTTTTGCACGGCTTCCATTCTGCACCTGTGCGTGATCGCGCTCGACCGATACTGGGCCATTACCGATGCCTTGGAATACTCGAAGCGGCGGACCATGCGGCGAGCGGCACTGATGATCGGTGTAGTGTGGGTGATCTCGGTCTCCATCTCCTTGCCTCCTCTGTTCTGGCGGCAGGCTAAGGCCCACGAGGAGCTCACAGAGTGCATGGTCAACACTGACCAGATCTCCTACACGCTCTATTCCACATTTGGTGCATTTTATGTTCCCACTGTTCTCTTGATGATTCTCTACGGGCGGATCTACGTGGCGGCTCGTTCCAGGATCTTCAAAACACCGGCGACAAGCGGAAAACGGTTCACCGCTGCTCAGCTCATTCAGAACTCAGCGGGATCTTCGCTCTGCTCGCTGAACTCCACCTCTAATCAGGAGGGACATCTTCAttctggaggaggaggaggtggcggaGGAGCGTCTCCTCTTTTCTCAAACAGCGTGAAAGTGAAGCTTGCTGATAGCGTGTTGGAAAGAAAGCGTATTTGTGCTGCTCGCGAGAAGAAGGCCACCAAAACTCTTGGGATTATCCTGGGTGCGTTTATAGTGTGCTGGCTCCCATTCTTCGTGTTCACGCTGGTGATGGGGGTCTGTAAAGACTGCTGGTTTCATCCTGTACTCTTTGATGTGTTCACCTGGCTGGGGTACCTCAACTCGCTCATCAATCCAGTCATCTACACTGTCTTCAATGATGACTTCAAACAAGCCTTCCACAAGCTCATCAAGTTTAAAAGATGCTACTGA